One part of the Phoenix dactylifera cultivar Barhee BC4 chromosome 4, palm_55x_up_171113_PBpolish2nd_filt_p, whole genome shotgun sequence genome encodes these proteins:
- the LOC103695661 gene encoding uncharacterized protein LOC103695661, which yields MEEFQEADILWPDDNLDDDEEEEGMVSKKQPSHQELAPWKESAPVDIPKASRSWAPRCTCHDCEINKEDGDGDDLGNHRDHERIPPHIIVARRSADKMAFSVCIGLKGRHLRHVRNSILRMTGFLER from the coding sequence ATGGAAGAGTTCCAGGAGGCTGATATTCTGTGGCCCGACGACAATCTCGACgacgacgaggaggaggagggcatgGTCTCAAAGAAACAACCGTCCCACCAAGAACTAGCTCCATGGAAGGAGTCGGCTCCGGTCGACATCCCGAAGGCCAGTCGTTCATGGGCGCCGCGCTGCACCTGCCACGACTGCGAGATAAATAAAGAGGATGGAGATGGTGATGATTTGGGCAACCACAGAGACCATGAGAGGATTCCACCCCACATCATCGTGGCCCGGAGATCGGCCGACAAGATGGCGTTCTCGGTGTGCATCGGGCTCAAGGGCCGGCATCTTCGCCATGTCCGGAACTCCATTCTCCGGATGACCGGGTTCCTCGAAAGATAA